The proteins below come from a single Benincasa hispida cultivar B227 chromosome 4, ASM972705v1, whole genome shotgun sequence genomic window:
- the LOC120074981 gene encoding myelin transcription factor 1, with protein sequence MSSRRRPLQTCVVSFLAVAHSTCSRAQNLDGRLGSITRKMVRIAKLMKPLIFVLQYQCLLVLSFIDDRLLAIANILEKIFPPFKLVFDKIDHLLHLIETFPSKFDDAVDEIPCFNQVLLLDWTVTHAISLLKFMITILMNWGRDGTREKEILVDMNYKEGRKSESTDKSECCSEGIVSSVSETQQAEAAMDEKMKSNSVKGTCKEVLKMDEDSKENEKSTNGVEKGTRNEMDDKEDCKNNEKGNSKEVEKGIEVVEDNESCKKDENNENKMIRMEESVEKTEGNEEIPDEGNSRVKEEKEEEEEEEEEEGLMDYESEKGSNGSMEILELFETAWLMKPTIRGQGNMMPRSASFL encoded by the coding sequence ATGAGTTCTAGACGACGTCCACTGCAAACCTGTGTGGTTTCATTTCTGGCCGTAGCCCACAGCACCTGCTCGAGAGCTCAGAATCTTGATGGACGGTTGGGTTCAATAACAAGAAAGATGGTCCGGATAGCCAAGCTTATGAAGCCTTTGATATTTGTCCTGCAATATCAGTGCTTATTGGTCCTCTCCTTCATTGATGATCGTTTACTAGCAATCGCTAACATTCTGGAGAAGATTTTTCCTCCATTCAAACTCGTTTTTGATAAGATtgaccatcttcttcatctgaTCGAAACTTTTCCATCAAAATTTGACGATGCTGTTGACGAGATTCCCTGCTTCAACCAGGTTCTGTTACTAGATTGGACAGTGACCCACGCCATCTCTTTGCTCAAGTTCATGATAACCATACTAATGAACTGGGGGAGAGATGGAACAAgagagaaggaaattttggttGATATGAACTACAAAGAGGGTCGTAAATCTGAATCAACTGATAAATCTGAATGCTGCTCAGAAGGAATTGTTTCATCTGTATCTGAAACACAACAAGCTGAAGCTGCCATGGATGAGAAAATGAAATCTAACTCCGTGAAGGGGACTTGTAAAGAAGTTCTGAAAATGGATGAAGATTCCAAAGAGAATGAAAAGAGCACTAACGGAGTGGAGAAGGGAACAAGAAATGAAATGGATGATAAAGAAGACTGCAAAAACAATGAGAAGGGCAATTCTAAGGAAGTGGAGAAGGGAATAGAAGTAGTGGAAGACAATGAAAGCTGCAAAAAGGATGAGAATAATGAGAACAAGATGATTAGAATGGAAGAATCTGTTGAAAAAACAGAAGGAAATGAAGAAATTCCAGATGAAGGGAATTCAAGAGTGAAggaggagaaggaagaagaagaagaagaagaagaagaagaagggctAATGGATTATGAAAGTGAAAAGGGAAGCAACGGAAGCATGGAGATTTTGGAGTTGTTTGAGACTGCTTGGCTGATGAAACCAACAATAAGGGGGCAAGGAAACATGATGCCTCGTTCAGCTTCATTTCTCTGA
- the LOC120075624 gene encoding nucleolar GTP-binding protein 1-like, with protein sequence MVQYNFKKITVVPNGKDFIDIILSRTQRQTPTVVHKGYAISRLRQFYMRKVKYTQTNFHEKLSTIIDEFPRLDDIHPFYGDLLHVLYNKDHYKLALGQVNTARNLISKIAKDYVKLLKYGDSLYRCKCLKVAALGRMCTVIKRIGPSLAYLEQIRQHMARLPSIDPNTRTILICGYPNVGKSSFINKITRADVDVQPYAFTTKSLFVGHTDYKYLRYQVIDTPGILDRPFEDRNIIEMCSITALAHLRAAVLFFLDISGSCGYTIAQQAALFHSIKSLFMNKPLIIVCNKTDLQPLDSISEEDMKLVQDMKAEAMKTVMGQGGEATGEEGVLLTMSTLTEEGVIAVKNAACERLLNQRVELKIKSKRMEDCLNRLHVAMPKPRDQKERPPCIPEAVLEARAKQAAEKQIRKTEKDLEEENGGAGVYSASLKKNYILANDEWKEDIMPEILDGHNVSDFIDPDILFRLEELEREEGYRQAEEAKDDFEMDGAELTPEEQEALAAIRRKKSVLIQQHRIKKSTAESRPIVPRKFDKDREYTTKRMGRQLSVLGLDPSLAINRARSKSRGRKRERSPDRGDATGDNSMDVDDETPSKKLRMRSRSLSRSRSRSRPPSEVTPGDGFKDSVQKVKALKIAKKSVKKRNKDARRGEADRVIPTLKPKHLFSGKRSTGKTDRR encoded by the coding sequence ATGGTGCAGTATAACTTCAAGAAGATTACAGTGGTACCTAATGGAAAGGATTTTATTGATATTATTCTGTCCCGTACTCAGCGACAAACCCCCACAGTTGTCCACAAGGGTTATGCCATTTCTCGCTTGCGCCAGTTTTATATGAGGAAAGTAAAATATACTCAGACGAACTTCCATGAAAAGCTCTCTACTATCATCGATGAATTCCCTCGGCTGGATGACATCCATCCCTTTTATGGTGATCTCCTACATGTTCTGTATAATAAAGATCATTATAAGCTTGCTCTTGGACAGGTTAACACTGCAAGGAACCTCATTAGCAAGATTGCTAAGGACTATGTGAAATTGTTGAAATATGGTGATTCACTCTACCGCTGCAAGTGTTTGAAAGTTGCTGCTCTTGGAAGGATGTGTACTGTGATAAAGAGAATTGGGCCTAGTTTGGCTTACTTAGAGCAGATTAGACAGCATATGGCAAGACTTCCATCAATTGATCCTAATACTAGAACAATCTTAATTTGTGGGTATCCTAATGTTGGTAAGAGCTCATTTATTAACAAGATTACTAGAGCCGATGTCGACGTTCAGCCCTATGCTTTCACAACAAAGTCACTCTTTGTGGGTCACACTGACTATAAGTACTTGAGGTACCAAGTTATTGATACACCTGGAATTTTGGATAGGCCATTTGAAGACCGTAACATCATTGAGATGTGTAGTATTACTGCTTTGGCTCATTTGAGAGCTGccgttttgtttttcttagacATATCCGGGTCTTGTGGTTATACAATTGCTCAGCAGGCGGCTCTCTTTCACAGTATAAAGTCTCTGTTTATGAACAAACCATTGATTATTGTCTGCAACAAAACTGATTTGCAGCCGCTGGATAGTATATCAGAGGAAGATATGAAATTGGTCCAGGACATGAAGGCTGAAGCTATGAAAACTGTAATGGGTCAAGGAGGTGAGGCTACAGGTGAAGAGGGGGTGTTGCTTACTATGAGCACTTTGACAGAGGAAGGTGTTATTGCAGTTAAGAATGCTGCCTGCGAGAGATTATTAAATCAGAGGGTAGAATTGAAGATTAAATCCAAAAGGATGGAGGATTGCTTGAATCGGCTTCATGTGGCAATGCCAAAGCCTCGGGACCAGAAGGAAAGACCACCATGCATACCTGAGGCAGTGTTGGAAGCTAGGGCAAAACAAGCTGCAGAGAAGCAAATTAGGAAAACTGAGAAGGATTTGGAAGAAGAGAATGGTGGTGCCGGTGTCTATTCTGCCAGTTTAAAGAAGAATTATATCTTAGCCAATGATGAATGGAAAGAAGACATTATGCCTGAAATTCTAGATGGACACAATGTGTCTGACTTCATCGATCCTGATATTTTATTTAGACTTGAAGAGTTGGAAAGAGAAGAAGGGTATCGTCAAGCAGAGGAAGCCAAGGATGATTTTGAGATGGATGGTGCTGAATTGACTCCCGAGGAACAAGAAGCTTTGGCTGCGATCAGGAGAAAGAAAAGTGTGCTTATTCAACAACATAGGATCAAGAAGAGCACTGCAGAAAGTCGACCCATTGTACCAAGGAAATTTGATAAAGACCGGGAATATACAACAAAAAGAATGGGGAGACAGCTATCGGTCTTGGGTCTGGATCCTAGTTTGGCAATTAACCGAGCACGTAGTAAGTCACGAGGTCGCAAGAGGGAGAGATCTCCTGACAGGGGAGATGCTACTGGCGACAATTCTATGGACGTGGATGATGAAACACCAAGTAAGAAGTTGCGTATGAGGTCTAGATCCTTGTCAAGATCTAGGTCTAGGTCTCGGCCACCAAGTGAGGTTACCCCTGGGGATGGATTCAAGGACTCAGTCCAAAAGGTCAAGGCATTGAAGATTGCGAAGAAATCTGTGAAAAAGAGGAATAAGGACGCTCGTCGTGGTGAGGCTGATAGGGTAATCCCAACATTGAAACCAAAACACTTGTTTTCAGGAAAGCGTTCTACTGGAAAAACTGACAGGCGTTGA
- the LOC120076085 gene encoding uncharacterized protein LOC120076085, with protein MALGPCIKGFLNCICSVIVVDRTHLHEKYKGILLIATCIDGNNNIYPIIFSIVDGENNASWTWFMTRLKASMGDVLNLVIILDRHISTAKAAASIFPDAFHALCIYHNQNNLIDKFNNKNIIPHFYLAVKAYRMSDFHMYWAKLHLYPGVTTYLEEVELQRWARVYQVHRRYDKMMTNIVGCLNGVLKDARELSITKLLEHIREWLQGWSYIRCTHAMACTNIVIDYAMSILKELELIY; from the coding sequence ATGGCACTTGGTCCGTGTATCAAAGGTTTTCTAAACTGCATCTGCTCAGTGATCGTTGTTGATAGGACCCATTTGCATGAGAAATACAAAGGTATATTGTTAATAGCAACATGCATCGATGGAAATAACAACATATATCCTATCATCTTTAGTATCGTAGATGGTGAGAACAATGCATCATGGACTTGGTTCATGACTCGTTTGAAGGCTTCGATGGGAGACGTTCTCAATTTAGTGATTATATTAGATCGTCACATCTCAACCGCAAAGGCTGCTGCAAGTATATTCCCTGATGCATTTCATGCCCTGTGTATATACCATAATCAGAACAATTTGATTGAcaaattcaataataaaaacataatcCCACACTTCTACCTAGCGGTGAAAGCTTATAGAATGTCTGACTTTCATATGTATTGGGCTAAGCTCCATCTATATCCTGGTGTGACGACCTACCTCGAGGAGGTTGAATTACAACGGTGGGCAAGGGTTTATCAAGTCCATCGTAGATATGACAAGATGATGACAAATATAGTAGGATGCCTCAATGGAGTGTTGAAAGATGCTCGAGAACTATCAATCACAAAGCTATTAGAGCATATTCGCGAGTGGTTACAAGGTTGGTCCTATATCCGATGTACACATGCAATGGCATGCACAAACATCGTAATTGATTACGCAATGAGTAttcttaaggaattagaattgATATATTGA